GGCGCTGATTCCGGAAGATTATCTGCCGGACGTGCATGCACGCTTGATCCTCTACAAACGCATCGCGTCGGCCACCGACGAGGAAGGCCTGAAAGATCTGCAAGTGGAGATGATCGATCGCTTCGGCCTGCTGCCGGAACCGACCAAAAATCTGGTGCGCATCACCGCATTGAAATTGCAGGCCGAACAGCTGGGCATCAAGAAAGTCGATGGCGGCCCGCAAGGCGGACGCATCGAGTTCGCGGCGCAGACGCCTGTCGACCCGATGACCCTGATCAAACTGATCCAGAGTCAGCCAAAACGCTACAAATTCGAAGGCGCCACGATGTTCAAGTTCCAGGTGCCAATGGAGCGCCCGGAAGAGCGCTTTAATACTGTGGAGGCGCTGTTCGAGCGCCTCATCCCGAAAACTGCTTGAAGGACGCCGCATGCGCCTGGTTCGCTCTCTGTCTTTGCTACTGACTCTGGTAGCACCCTCGGTGTTTGCCGACGACCTGTATCAGGTCGAAATGATTCTGGTACGCCAGAACGCGGTGCCGGCGATTATCAGCCGCGCCGCACCGGAAGACTGGGCCGCTGGCGCTCAACGCCTGGGCGATGACAGCAAGCGCACCACAGCGCTGAACGACGTTGCCACCAAACTCACCGCCAGCGGCGAGTACAGCGTGCTGATGCACAAAGCCTGGCAACAGACACTGGGCGAGACGCCGGCGAAGGTCGCGGTCAGCGAAGGTCAGGAGCAGTTCGGCCAGTTCCCTATCGAGGGCACGATCGAAATGAAGCTCGGGCGCTTCACCGACGTGAACGCCGACTTCTGGGTCAACCAGATCGACGCCAATGGCATGGTCACCGCCAGCGAACGCCTGAAACAGGAAAGCCACACCAAAAACGGCCAGCTCAACTACCTGGACAACGGCCACCTGGCCCTGCTGATCAAGATCACTTCACTGACGGCGCCTGCGCCTCGGGAAGCGCCTGAAGTCGTACCGGACTGATTGAAGTCCTTATGTCCCCGCCTCTGAGTAAACCGCTGGCCTCCTCCTGGGTCAGCCGATTCAAGGAACAAAGCCTGGAGCGTGGCCGCCGCTACGCGCTGGAAAACCGGGTGCGGATCGTGCAGGTCGGCGATGCGACCATTACCGCCAGTTGCGAAGGCTCTGGCGGTAACATTTATCGTCAGACGATTCATCTGCGCGAGTCGGCCAAAGGCACACTGCTGATGGTCGACGCCACGTGCACCTGCCCGGTCCACAGCAACTGCAAACACTGTGCGGCGGTTTTGCTGCAGGTGCAGGAAACCCTCGAATATCCGGCTGCCGCCAAAGACGCCGAACTGCTGGAAAAACTCCAGGCAGTCCTCGAGAACCGCAGCCCCAAGGCGCCGCCGCAAGTACTGGTGGACAACGTGCAACCGGTGCCGCGCCTGTGGCTGGCCAGCGTCGAGTTCAGTGCGTTCGAACCGCGTAACGGCAAAATGCAGCGCTACATCCAGCATCGTGCGGCGCTGTCTTTCAGCTACCTCGACGAATACGTCAGCGGCCAGAAAAACAGCGACATCCTGATTCGCCAGGAAGCCCAGACCCTGCGGGTCAAACGCCATCCGGATGTCGAGCAAAGCTACCGCGAGCAATTGCGGATTCTCGGCTTTCGCATCGCCACCCGACAGAGCAAGGCTCTGCCGGAAAGCGCCGGCGAACTCTATGAAATGGTCAATGACAGCGCCTGGCTGACGTTTACCCTGAACGACCTGCCGAAGCTGCGCACTCAAGGTTGGGAGCTGTTGGTCGACGATGAATTTGGCTTCGACCTGACAGCCGTCGATGACTGGTATGCCACGGTCGAGCAGGTCCCGGAACGGGACTGGTTCGATCTTGAGCTGGGCATCATCGTCAATGGCGAACGCCTCAGCCTGCTGCCGATCCTGCTCAACCTGATGCGCTCGCACGCGGAAATCCTCAACCCCGAACGCCTTGCCCGGCGACGGGACGACGAGCTGATTCTGGTGAACATTCCGCAGCGCAACAGCGAGCACGGCCCTTTACAAGTCGCCCTGCCCCTTGGCCGGTTGAAACCGGTGCTGGCAACGCTGGGCGAGTTCTATCTGCAAGAGCCGGGCGAAACCACCCTGCGCCTGAGCAAGGCTGACGCCATCCGCCTCAACTCGCTGGAAGGCATCCCACTGCTGTGGGAGGGTGGCGAGCAGATCCGCAGCTTCGCCCAACGCCTGCGCGATATCCGCGACTACAGCGCCGAGGCGCCGGAAGGACTGAACGCGACACTGCGGCCTTATCAGCTCGAAGGCTTGAG
The sequence above is a segment of the Pseudomonas sp. HS6 genome. Coding sequences within it:
- a CDS encoding CsiV family protein, with translation MRLVRSLSLLLTLVAPSVFADDLYQVEMILVRQNAVPAIISRAAPEDWAAGAQRLGDDSKRTTALNDVATKLTASGEYSVLMHKAWQQTLGETPAKVAVSEGQEQFGQFPIEGTIEMKLGRFTDVNADFWVNQIDANGMVTASERLKQESHTKNGQLNYLDNGHLALLIKITSLTAPAPREAPEVVPD